A genomic segment from Glycine soja cultivar W05 chromosome 18, ASM419377v2, whole genome shotgun sequence encodes:
- the LOC114395006 gene encoding MDIS1-interacting receptor like kinase 2-like — MDLEYVAHVSDFGTAKLLNPNSTNWTSFVGTFGYAAPELAYTMEVNQKCDVYSFGVLALEILLGEHPGDFITSLLTCSSNAMASTLDIPSLMGKLDQRLPYPTNQMAKEIALIAKTTIACLTESPHSRPTMEQVAKELGMSKSSSVH, encoded by the exons ATGGATTTGGAGTATGTGGCTCATGTCTCAGATTTTGGAACAGCCAAGCTTCTTAATCCTAATTCAACCAATTGGACCTCATTTGTTGGCACTTTTGGATATGCTGCTCCAG AACTTGCATACACAATGGAAGTGAACCAAAAATGCGATGTGTATAGCTTTGGGGTATTAGCATTGGAAATACTTCTTGGAGAGCACCCTGGAGATTTTATAACTTCGTTGTTGACATGTTCATCAAATGCCATGGCGTCAACACTTGATATTCCTTCATTGATGGGTAAGTTAGACCAACGCCTCCCTTATCCTACAAATCAAATGGCTAAGGAGATAGCTTTGATTGCAAAGACAACAATTGCTTGCTTGACTGAAAGCCCTCATTCTCGTCCCACCATGGAGCAAGTTGCCAAGGAGCTTGGAATGTCAAAGTCATCTTCAGTGCATTAA